The stretch of DNA GACAGCAACAGCACGTCAGGGTGGGATTTCTGCCTGGCTTCTGCAGGGTCTTTATGTTCTATCAAATAACTTACTGCACACCTCGTGCTTTCCTCTTGAATCAGATAAGGTGTGCCTCAGGGGTCATTTTAGGGACCATCTCATTGTTCTAGAGATGAGTCTCCTTGGTGTGTCATTATAAATGAATGGGCCACATAAAAATAAGATGAATTTAACCTTGATCCCTGGCCTGTATCTCTGTAGCTTTATGTGgtggaaaaatgtattttttattacttttctgTAGCATATCTTCTATTAAAATCAGAGCTGTAAGCCCTGTATGTGCCGCTGTGCCCTTTGTCCCATTCAGGCAACAGTCTTGTGTTTATTTCAGAGTGCTTGTTTAAGCCCATAGAGACAGTGTTTGGATCTAAACCCTCAAGGCTAACTGAGGAAGCTGCATCATCTATTTTAAGACCTTTGATAGGAAACAACATGCTTTATCATCTGCTGTTCAGCTCTGATCGCTCTCTGTGAAGCACCCAGTCGCTCCACAAAGCTTACATGCTAAACCCCATGCGTCAGTAACTTTTTCCAGTCTCACCAGGGTCCAGAGGACTGGGAACACTCGAGGCACCCTCAGTATCAGCAGGCGGCCCAGCGTCTCGGGGTAGTTGGCCTCCACCACCTCGATGATCCTCAGCAGGGCTTTAACCCCTGGTCTCCAGAGGTGGCGCATGTTGAGGCCCTCCATGTCCACCAggcaggtccagcagctgtggaaTGGCACATGTTACGTGAGCACCAACACGCACACGTGTCTGTACCTTAGCCACCAGAAACTAAAAGCATCAATTCTGGCACCTGATTGGTCGACCAAAGAACCTGGTGTTTTCCTCGCAGCGTCTCAGCCCCTCCTCGTTGATGGACAGGATCTGAGTCGGAGGGTTTAATAGGTATGAGTCCGACTGAAGATGCAATCAAATGGTTGCAGAGCTCCCTGAAGACGAGATATTTTTGGGTTACCTGTCTCAGTAGCACCTCCTCTCCCAGGGCTCGCACCAGGCCCTTTGTGTCCATTTGTCCCAGACGCAACACGTAGAGAGGACGGCCGTCTGGACAAAAACGGAGGAAATCAGAGATTACAGGACAAAGTGCAACAGGCTGTGTCAAGGGGAGGACGTCCACCGTGTCCAACATGACATTTAAATGGCTTGAGCTGAGCCATTAACACCGGTGACTCATTTTCAGCCACGACACCTGGAGCTCAGCTTTTTCCGTCTATGCCTGACCGACCTCCTTACATCCGCCACAGCGGGGCACAGATAAATGAGAGGTTGGggttgtgggggtggggggctacCTTTGTCGTGGTGATGCCAGCCTCCGCTGTAATAATCCTGGAGCAGCTGCGGGCGCTCCCACGTGTCCAACAGGAAATCCACCTTGTGCTGCTTCCTCCAGGTGAGGGAGTGGCACAAGAGCTCCCTGGCCTTGTCCAGGTTGAAGTCACGGGCCCTCAGGAAGCGCAGCACATGCTGGTCTTTAGGGATCTGCGCAGCAGAGTGGGGGTCAAAGCGTCATTGAAAGCATTTTAGCCGACATGTTGGGAGACTGCCGTACATCAAAAGCAGTCTAGACTGAGCGTCTGTGCAGAATTATGTGTTTTACATAACTGGATTAGTGGCTCTGTAGTTAAAGAAAACTGTGTGACCTTGCCCTTGTGGGTTTCCTGGAGCCACTGGCGCAGCCGAATCAAACAGCTCTCCTGCAGAGGCGTTAACTCGCCCAAGTAACGTCGGATGTAGTCGGCGTCCAGCTTGTCTGTGGGGACGACACAAAAAACACGTCCCCTTTTGATCAAACCCCAGCAGACGACCTGGTTAAAAGGCAATTCAAGCTTCACGACAATAAAGCATCTTCAGATCCATCATCTTAACAGCTGCGGCGAGCTACGCCAATATTTATATTGGTTTTATATCCTCCTTTGCTCTATAAATGTGATCCCTTTCCCAGAGCAGACGCGTGGGAAGGTGATGAAAGTCACCCCGTTTCCATTTCCGAGGCGGTTGTAAAACCACATGGGAGGTTCATGCTCTTTCCCTCATGTTGAGGTGACAGCTCCCGCTTTTCCAGGACAACCTGGGCCTGATGGGCCTCCTCTGTAAAGGTCACAGAGGTGTAATGAGGGTGAAAACTGTTCAGAATGACGCCGCCGTCACCCTGAATCAAATGTCAGTCATGAGGAGGAGATTTAAAAGTGGCTTATGGGAAAGGAAATCTTCGATCTTCAAATCCACCACAAAACCTGGATCAGCACTGCAATATACTCTTGTGCTTTAAGGCTTTTGATCCATATCTGCGGGTTAAAAGGATCCGGGTCTCTGTGCAATCCTCTGCTTTCATTTGAGGAATCAAAGCAAACAAGTCAGGGGAACACCAACACTTACTGGACCTACCATCAGGGGTGCCGACGACCTGTTCTGATGTATAGCTGGGGTCTCTACTGTCGGGCCCGGCCTTTACTGGGACGGCCATGGCCGTGCTGGAGACAACAGGCGGGGTCCAGCGAGGTATGTAGGTCACCCCTTCTTCTTCCAGCTCCCTGAGGTAGTATTCAATAATTTCTTTCCCCTTCAAAACAGAGAGCAGACAAGGTCTGGGACTGAGCGGGTGACAGAGGGGATACTTCCAAATAAACACCGGGACGCAGAACAGACGAAGCAGAACTAAACGCCAGATGCAGACTCACAAACCTTCTTGATGCTGCTGGCGTACTGTTTCATGGCTATCTTCTCTGCTGTGGACTCAAAGCCAAAGAAAGACTTTATATCCAGGCTGGCGGTCTGTTCAAAGCACGTCCAGTCCTCGTTCTCTGGATGCACCTGAAAAAGGGACAATATATTATCatcactttcttgttttttggCTCTGCAAGTGTATTGAATGAGGCACGGTTAGGTTAGCTCAGCTCCGGGTTCGGACGCTCACCGTGTAGTTGCAGCACTCGCGGACGACCACTCTGCTGGAAAAGGTCTCGTTGTGGACTTCAATCTGGAGCGTCCTGTCCCTGCGATTTAGCGTGTTCTTTTGGAGGAAGTACAGGTAATCCACACCTGCGATCTGCACACAGGAGATTCACTGGGTTCATTTTTGAATCCGCACAGCGCCGCCATCCCAGGACGTGCAGGGCAAGTACCCGCTTGAGAAGCCGCGGGGCTTCTATGTCAATCACGCAGCGCCTCTCCGTCACCGACACGGCGCCGTCGTCGCTGTGGTTTTCGCCGATGACTTCGCTGTCGACAAACACCGGGATCAGGGGACACTTTGGGAACCTCCTCATGTAGGCCTGGGCAGAGGGAACAATTCACATGCAGATGAACAGCATCGATGGAAGGAAATGGGGATCATCAATCATTCATTATAGAAAATGTCTTACTTCAGACTTTCTGccagcagcaaaaacagagaCGACTGTCACATTTGAATCCAAAAATATCACAGCCaatttatttttccacatcCATGTTTCATACCCAGAAGTTCTGAAACCAACACCCAGCCTGCTGTTTTCCTTCCACACCAACAgtgaaatgtgtaaaaacattTCTGCCAGTCCAGCGAGGTCTCCCAGGGCACCAGAGGACCTTTTTGGGAACGTGTAGCCAGACATATGTCAAACAGCGGCTTGTGTTAGAACCGCCGTAACTCACCTGTCAATATTGACCAGTCATGGTCTCCCTGAGGCTGTGCAATGAGTGGAGGTGTTTTTGCTGATAAACGCTTGTTAATAAGTAACCAAGAGCGGGAAAGAATAAAGGCTGTCATGGGCCAGGAAATCCGGGCCAGTCCAGGACATTGAGTAAAGAAAATAGTAGCAGGAAGAGCTCTTATTTGCAGGCGAGAAAGAAAGTAAACACGTGTGCACCTTGCAACACATGAGAAATCTGAATTAATTAAAGGGAATTAGTCGCTCAGCAAATTAATGAGAAGCTTTCCCGGGTAAACAGAAGACGCCGAGCTGTGTTACGCAACGGTACAAACAGTGGAAACAGCAGATTTGGTCTAATGTCAGGAAATTTAATTTCCAGCACCCCTCACAGTTGAACGTCTGCAGCTGATTGAACTCTGCGGGCGTCGATCCCAGACAGGCAAATTCCAGCACCTCCGTCTAAAACCCCACATTTCTGTGCTGAGTGGGGGGCCACAATGTCGTAGCGCTGGTTGAATATTCACCAAATATCCCTGACGGGAATAAGGACTCCGGGTAATAACCTGGAGACCATCGGCGACAGGCTGAGCCAGGGGAGCAACGATCAAGCAAACAGATGAATAGGAGCGGAGGATGTGGCCCGCTTTCCATTCCGCGCGCTCCTTTATGCCGCTGAAGCCGGGATATTGTCACAGGGGCCGTGACTCTCAGTTACGCCTATCGTCTAGATCATTCGGAATAATGCGCAGAGGCGTAGGAGGAATTTCAGAGGGTCTTTTGTGGGAAAAGGAGGCTCACAATCGGGACAGTTAGTTACAGTTCACATTCGCCCCATGAGGGTGTCGCATATTTCGGCTCCTTAATGTGTAACTGAAGGAAAACCCAGTAAAAGTGGGTAAAAACAGACTTCTCCTGCTTTTAAGCCGTCCTACTTTTATTCTTGGTTCCTAAACCCATTTAGTCAAAGTGAAAGCAGGTTCGCTGTGTGCTGAATACTGGCTAAAACTGTTGCCATGTAAGGTTTGGTCGACCAGACAGCTCAGCAAGGCTTATCTTTCCCAAGTTTATAAAAGGGTTACATAAGAACAGAGGGTTGAGAAAAACAGGAGAACAGAGGTTTTGTTGAAGTGCACAGTCAGTGAAAGCTGTAGGCCACTTAATCAAGCACACCACCGAAAGATTACAGCCGAGTATTGAGAGAAATCCATTAAAACACTCATTTCAGTGTATTTACTGCAGCCTCCTTTGGAAGGAAGCGTTTTAAGACCCTTAATGCCGAATATAATCATATGTTTCTCTTTCAGTTTGATGAGGAGCAGAATGAAGCCGCAGATGTGACTTTATTCAGCCGTGAAAGTTCCAGAACGCTGTGGAAATGTTGTGGGCTGTTCTGCAGGCTACTCACCGCCATTATCAACTCAAATGGGTGCTTGTAGACCCGCACTGGGGACTGGTATTCCTGCACCATGGTGGACGCTGACTGGTATTCAGCTAAAACCGACAAAAATACCGTGAGAACAGCAGAACAATGGCAGAAAAGAAGTTTATGAAGGCGGCTTTGCATCTGGATGCGCTTTAAAGTGCAGGCTCCACACGCAAAATAAAGTGCCTCAACAAAGTACAGGAGAAAAAGACTTACGGCGGCTTAAATCACACCGGAGGTTGTTTAGGAGATTCTGTGGTGGTCAAATTCTCCGTGTGGCGTCCATACCGTCAGCTGACTGGAGACATTCTGGTGAACGCTGGAAACAGTCGAATAAAACTAAACTCCATCAGCCTGGACGCTTCGGCCACGCCCCCTCCGGCAAACCCGGAAATGAGCGCTCCTGGGTTCCGgcgttttattgtgaaaggtcCGGTTTAAGACGTCACTTCCTCGTGGCATCCGAATTTAAATATGGATTGGATTCGATGCATATCAACACTTTATTACTCATGTTGAAAGTCAGAGTGAAGTTCCTACCGTCTTGAGGAAGGTCCaaatatgtatgtgtgtgtgtgtgtgtgtgtgtgtatacacatataatatattaaatatattaaaaattaGATACATAACTACTTTAAACGTATGTGGAAAACGGTAAATATAATAGCAAGCTTCTCACTGATGTGCTTTTATAAAGGTACTGGTAGTTCGGCCCTTTGTACCCATCTGCAGTCCAGGCCTGAAGCTGCTTCCTGGAGAATGTATC from Takifugu flavidus isolate HTHZ2018 chromosome 18, ASM371156v2, whole genome shotgun sequence encodes:
- the LOC130515072 gene encoding SEC14-like protein 1, whose amino-acid sequence is MVQEYQSPVRVYKHPFELIMAAYMRRFPKCPLIPVFVDSEVIGENHSDDGAVSVTERRCVIDIEAPRLLKRIAGVDYLYFLQKNTLNRRDRTLQIEVHNETFSSRVVVRECCNYTVHPENEDWTCFEQTASLDIKSFFGFESTAEKIAMKQYASSIKKGKEIIEYYLRELEEEGVTYIPRWTPPVVSSTAMAVPVKAGPDSRDPSYTSEQVVGTPDDKLDADYIRRYLGELTPLQESCLIRLRQWLQETHKGKIPKDQHVLRFLRARDFNLDKARELLCHSLTWRKQHKVDFLLDTWERPQLLQDYYSGGWHHHDKDGRPLYVLRLGQMDTKGLVRALGEEVLLRQILSINEEGLRRCEENTRFFGRPISCWTCLVDMEGLNMRHLWRPGVKALLRIIEVVEANYPETLGRLLILRVPRVFPVLWTLVSPLIDENTRKKFLIFAGNDYQGPGGLVDYMDKEIIPDFLGGECMCEVPEGGLVPKSLYRTAEEMESEENHLLTDSIYKSASIFKAAPFEMVIEITEASSVITWDFDVSKGDVIFTIYHSRRAPQVPKKDTLGAHTLPSLGTVNIQVIDKSWMLGKDYSMVERALTCSEGESIQGSHVTRWPGFYILQWRFHSPPAGTASNISRVDDVLASLQVSSHKCKIMYYTEVLASHDFRGSMTSLESCHSGFSQLSAATTASSQSQTSSSISR